One genomic window of Motacilla alba alba isolate MOTALB_02 chromosome 3, Motacilla_alba_V1.0_pri, whole genome shotgun sequence includes the following:
- the CNRIP1 gene encoding CB1 cannabinoid receptor-interacting protein 1 yields MGDIPGLVKISVSLKIQPNDGAVYFKVDGQRFGQNRTIKLLTGAKYKIEVSLRPGTVQATTMGIGGVNIPLEEKSRDAQVASYTGIYDTEGVPHTKSGERQPIQVNMQFNDIGVFETVWQVKFYNYHKRDHCQWGNSFGSIEYECKPNETRSLMWINKETFH; encoded by the exons ATGGGCGACATCCCCGGCCTCGTGAAAATCAGCGTCTCCCTCAAAATCCAGCCCAACGACGGGGCCGTGTATTTCAAGGTGGACGGGCAGCGCTTCGGTCAGAACCGCACCATCAAGCTGCTGACCGGGGCCAAGTACAAGATCGAGGTGTCCCTCCGACCCGGCACCGTCCAGGCCAC GACCATGGGCATCGGCGGTGTTAATATCccactggaagaaaaatcacGGGATGCACAAGTGGCCTCCTACACAGGGATCTACGACACTGAAGGAGTGCCCCATACCAAAAGTGGGGAGAGACAGCCCATCCAAGTCAACATGCAG TTTAATGACATTGGCGTTTTTGAGACAGTCTGGCAAGTCAAATTCTACAACTACCACAAACGGGATCATTGCCAATGGGGAAACAGCTTTGGCAGTATTGAGTACGAATGCAAACCAAATGAAACACGCAGTCTCATGTGGATCAATAAAGAGACCTTCCATTGA